The following are encoded together in the Coregonus clupeaformis isolate EN_2021a unplaced genomic scaffold, ASM2061545v1 scaf0223, whole genome shotgun sequence genome:
- the LOC121559084 gene encoding cysteine-rich protein 2 isoform X1 → MVGYCPICGKPVYFGEKKRSLGREYHPLCLKCQQCQRQLTPGQHAEHDEKPYCTNCYMKTFGPRAGKGRMMSYCHSSGSSSSSSS, encoded by the exons ATGGTGGGCTACTGTCCCATCTGTGGGAAACCCGTCTACTTTG gtgagaagaagaggTCGTTGGGGCGTGAATACCACCCTCTGTGTCTGAAGTGTCAACAGTGTCAGAGACAGTTGACCCCAGGACAACATGcagag catgatgaGAAGCCCTACTGCACTAACTGTTACATGAAGACGTTCGGTCCCAGAG caggtaAGGGGAGAATGATGTCATACTGTCACAGCTCaggctcctcttcctcttcctcctcctag
- the LOC121559084 gene encoding cysteine-rich protein 1 isoform X2 has protein sequence MVGYCPICGKPVYFGEKKRSLGREYHPLCLKCQQCQRQLTPGQHAEHDEKPYCTNCYMKTFGPRGKGRMMSYCHSSGSSSSSSS, from the exons ATGGTGGGCTACTGTCCCATCTGTGGGAAACCCGTCTACTTTG gtgagaagaagaggTCGTTGGGGCGTGAATACCACCCTCTGTGTCTGAAGTGTCAACAGTGTCAGAGACAGTTGACCCCAGGACAACATGcagag catgatgaGAAGCCCTACTGCACTAACTGTTACATGAAGACGTTCGGTCCCAGAG gtaAGGGGAGAATGATGTCATACTGTCACAGCTCaggctcctcttcctcttcctcctcctag
- the LOC123484193 gene encoding deleted in malignant brain tumors 1 protein-like: MELASALGDWSLAVGLLQLYRGGLYGEGEGQTWDKEFQCKGNESLLLDYDTSDRKNNTCLPGNAVGLTCSEPDDVRLVGGGSRCAGGVEQYDQGEWRTVGTVDWNKEAVAAVVCRQLGCGSTVSVLPGYTTRGFIVDCSGSESSLRECGTSYSINYIGIGFTVICSDLLVQPDIFLTDSMGGVSRGHQGPEVFRGYNFTITCSTQPQYPGGSFLLTFTGSNRTQTQPAVNHSAAFLFPAADDSHQGNYSCVYDNNVFSHNFSSESELLTLTITGN, encoded by the exons ATGGAGCTGGCCTCTGCTCTGGGAGACTGGAG CTTGGCTGTGGGGCTCCTGCAGCTCTACAGGGGGGGGCTCTATGGAGAAGGTGAGGGTCAGACCTGGGATAAAGAGTTCCAGTGTAAAGGCAATGAGTCCCTTCTCCTGGACTATGACACCTCAGACAGAAAAAACAACACCTGCCTACCTGGTAATGCTGTTGGACTCACCTGCTCAG agcctgatgatgtgaggctggtgggaggaggcagTCGCTGTGCTGGTGGAGTGGAGCAGTACGACCAGGGAGAGTGGAGGACTGTGGGAACTGTAGACTGGAACAAGGAGGCTGTAGCTGCAGTAGTGTGTAGACAGCTGGGTTGTGGCTCCACTGTTTCAGTACTACCTGGATACACCACTAGAGGGTTTATAGTTGACTGTTCTGGGTCTGAGTCTTCACTGAGGGAGTGTGGGACATCGTATTCAATTAATTATATCGGTATTGGATTCACAGTGATCTGCTCAG ATCTCCTGGTCCAGCCTGATATCTTCCTGACTGACTCAATGGGAGGGGTCTCCAGGGGCCACCAGGGGCCCGAAGTGTTTAGGGGCTACAACTTCACCATCACCTGCTCCACTCAGCCACAGTACCCAGGAGGCTCCTTCCTCCTCACGTTCACCGGCTCCAACAGAACCCAGACCCAACCAGCTGTCAATCACTCTGCTGCCTTCCTCTTCCCTGCTGCAGATGACTCCCACCAAGGGAACTACAGCTGTGTTTATGACAATAATGTTTTCTCTCATAACTTCTCCTCTGAGAGTGAGCTCCTCACCCTCACCATCACAGGTAACTGA